The following are encoded together in the Plasmodium knowlesi strain H genome assembly, chromosome: 8 genome:
- a CDS encoding rhoptry associated adhesin, putative — MRKLLLLFLICSFKIWAENTRASKFANSKRKRNGNAMRENKLNNDEEDHYSFLSLRTTNEEKVASENDANNANNTNNANDANNANNANNANNAKKENQGEEKSNGNEKKNEDNSNGNEKKNEENNANEQKNDQSNGQSTGQSNDQGNSQSNAQNNAPQKNESVPIEKKINKENLLEYGTHDKDGHFIPSYKTLTNEIISTNNSLEKASSFLKIACSHIMKILEFIPESKLSSQYIKVESKNIYIKDITSECQNIFFSLEKLTMTMIVLNSKMNKLVYVQDK, encoded by the exons ATGAGAAAACTACTTTTACTTTTCCTAATCTGCTCATTCAAAATATGGGCCGAGAATACAAGAGCATCAAAATTTGCAAACTCTAAACGAAAGCGAAATGGCAACGCAATgcgagaaaataaattgaacAATGACGAGGAAGACCACTACAGCTTCCTGTCCTTACGGACAACGAACGAAGAGAAGGTTGCCAGCGAAAACGACGCCAACAACGCCAACAACACCAACAACGCCAATGACGCCAATAACGCCAATAACGCCAATAACGCCAACAACGCGAAGAAAGAAAAtcaaggagaggaaaaaagcaacggtaatgaaaagaagaatgaagatAATAGCAATGgcaatgaaaagaaaaacgaagaaaacaACGCAAATGAGCAGAAAAATGACCAAAGCAATGGACAAAGTACTGGCCAAAGTAATGATCAAGGTAATAGCCAAAGTAATGCCCAGAATAAtgccccccaaaaaaatgaatccgtaccaatagaaaaaaaaattaataaagaAAACTTGTTAGAGTATGGAACCCATGACAAAGATGGccattttattccttcctataAAACATTGACAAATGAAATTATATCAACAAATAATTCTCTG GAAAAAGCATCAAGCTTCCTGAAAATCGCCTGCTCACACATTATGAAAATTCTGGAATTCATCCCGGAGAGTAAATTGTCGTCTCAGTACATAAAGGTGGAGTcaaaaaacatatacataaaggACATCACTTCGGAATgccaaaatatatttttttcgctcgAGAAATTAACCATGACAATGATTGTCCTAAATTCAAAGATGAACAAATTGGTCTACGTCCAGGATAAATAA
- a CDS encoding hypoxanthine-guanine phosphoribosyltransferase, putative has translation MKIPNNPGAGENALEPIYIKDDDGYDLDTFLIPDHYKNYMTKVLIPNGVLRNRIEKLAFDIKRVYRNEEFHIICLLKGSRGFFSALLKYLNRIHNYSSTESAKHLYVEHYVRVKSYCDDKSLDRIEIVSEDLSCLKGKHVLIVEDIIDTGKTLLKFCEYLKKFEVKTIAITCLFIKRTPLWNGFKADFVGFSIPDAFVVGYSLDYNEKFRDLDHLCTVNEEGINKFRSTAPSS, from the exons ATGAAAATCCCAAataa tCCCGGAGCCGGTGAAAACGCCCTCGAGCCAATCTACATAAAGGACGACGATGGATATGATCTTGACACATTTTTAATCCCCGACCACTACAAG AACTACATGACGAAGGTGCTAATCCCCAATGGAGTTTTAAGAAACCGAATAGAGAAACTCGCATTTGACATCAAAAGAGTTTACAGGAATGAAGAGTTCCACATTATATGTCTACTTAAAGGATCAAGGGGGTTCTTTAGTGCCTTGTTGAAATATCTGAACAGGATTCACAACTATAGTTCGACCGAATCGGCAAAGCATTTATATGTAGAGCATTATGTTCGTGTTAAGTCGTATTGTGATGATAAATCTTTAGATCGTATCGAAATTGTGAGCGAAGATTTATCGTGCCTAAAGGGTAAGCACGTTTTAATTGTAGAAGATATTATTGACACAGGAAAAACCTTGTTAAAGTTTTGTGAATACTTAAAAAAGTTTGAAGTGAAAACAATTGCCATTACATGTTTGTTCATTAAAAGAACTCCTCTCTGGAATGGCTTTAAGGCTGACTTTGTTGGTTTCTCAATTCCTGATGCCTTCGTTGTTGGATACAGCTTAGATTACAATGAGAAATTTAGGGATCTAGACCATTTATGCACGGTGAATGAAGAAGGCATAAATAAATTCCGTAGTACCGCGCCCAGTTCTTGA
- a CDS encoding phosphoglucomutase, putative, translating to MSGIQNEQLAVSVDLWDLFRKPKYLSEETKEALSTYNEEELKRLFLRRLNFGTAGLRGKMGVGFNAMNVVTIMQTTQGLCTYLINTYGVNLCKNRGIIFGFDGRYHSESFAHVAASVCLSRGFRVYLFGQTVATPILCYSSFKKSCLCGVMVTASHNPKLDNGYKVYAANGAQIIPPVDKNISDCILSNLKPWTEVYDYLDEDFYLKDTSLVEDIYYEMYDAFMADMKSEFNFNCHRNSRTKLVIVYSPMHGIGRKFVQGVMHIVGYNNLLTVPQQALPDADFSTVTFPNPEEKGSLNLSMQLADVVNSPIVVANDPDADRFACAEKFNNKWKIFSGDELGIIFAYHLMKQNEKKNIDKSKHVFICTVVCSRMLKKLCEMYGYKYEETLTGFKWLINKAIDLSEKNYTTLYCYEEALGHALTKYVRDKCGISALAYWIEIAVYLYENGLTFHEYLENIRKEIGYFVSNNGYYTVLDPTDVVSIFNDFRGNGSYKNQLGSYKIVNIRDLTTGYDSTTADGKSLIAPTPDSQNITLYFENTAVLTIRASGTEPKVKWYSEISRGSYEAAKKEIDQLVDEVMPLFMQPGKYNIKRC from the coding sequence atgagTGGAATACAGAATGAACAACTTGCGGTGTCTGTTGACTTATGGGACCTATTTCGGAAGCCCAAATATTTATCCGAAGAAACGAAAGAAGCGCTATCTACGTACAATGAGGAAGAATTAAAACGTTTGTTTTTGAGGAGACTAAATTTCGGCACAGCTGGTCTTAGGGGGAAAATGGGGGTCGGGTTTAATGCCATGAATGTTGTAACAATTATGCAAACGACGCAGGGCTTGTGTACCTATTTAATTAATACGTACGGAGTAAATTTGTGTAAAAACAGGGGAATTATATTTGGCTTCGATGGAAGATATCACTCGGAGTCCTTTGCTCACGTAGCTGCATCTGTGTGTTTATCAAGAGGGTTCCGAGTATATTTATTTGGTCAAACAGTTGCTACACCTATATTGTGTTACTCCAGTTTTAAGAAGAGCTGTTTATGTGGGGTGATGGTTACAGCTTCTCACAATCCCAAGTTGGACAACGGTTATAAGGTGTATGCGGCAAATGGGGCTCAGATAATTCCACCCGTCGATAAGAACATCTCCGATTGCATATTAAGCAATTTAAAACCATGGACTGAAGTGTATGATTATTTAGATGAAGATTTTTACTTGAAAGATACCTCCCTAGTGGAGGACATATACTACGAAATGTATGACGCATTTATGGCTGACATGAAAAGCGAATTTAATTTTAACTGCCATAGGAATTCACGTACAAAACTGGTTATAGTATACTCCCCCATGCATGGAATTGGGAGAAAGTTTGTCCAAGGTGTTATGCACATAGTTGGATATAATAATTTATTGACGGTGCCTCAACAAGCTTTACCTGATGCTGATTTCTCTACGGTAACTTTTCCAAACCCTGAAGAGAAGGGATCACTAAATTTGTCCATGCAACTGGCTGATGTTGTGAACAGCCCTATAGTAGTTGCAAATGACCCCGATGCAGACAGATTTGCTTGTGCagaaaaatttaacaacaaatggaagataTTTTCTGGGGATGAGTTGGGAATAATATTTGCATACCATTTGAtgaaacaaaatgagaaaaaaaatatcgacaAATCGAAACATGTCTTTATCTGCACAGTGGTATGTTCAAGAATGCTAAAGAAGTTATGTGAAATGTATGGATACAAATACGAGGAAACATTAACTGGTTTTAAGTGGCTCATTAATAAGGCCATAGATCTGAGTGAGAAAAATTATACCACCTTATACTGCTATGAGGAAGCCCTAGGACATGCTCTAACCAAGTACGTACGGGACAAATGTGGCATATCTGCTCTAGCATACTGGATTGAAATAGCCGTTTATTTATATGAAAATGGATTGACCTTTCATGAGTACTTAGAAAACATTCGGAAAGAAATTGGCTACTTTGTAAGTAATAATGGTTACTACACCGTTTTGGACCCCACTGATGTGGTTAGCATATTTAATGATTTTAGAGGTAACGGTTCCTACAAAAATCAATTGGGGTCCTATAAAATAGTCAACATACGCGACCTAACCACTGGATACGATTCCACCACCGCCGATGGGAAATCCCTAATTGCACCTACGCCGGATTCTCAAAACATTACCCTCTATTTTGAAAACACTGCAGTACTTACCATACGGGCTAGCGGAACAGAACCCAAGGTCAAGTGGTACAGTGAGATATCCAGGGGTAGTTATGAAGCCGCAAAGAAAGAGATTGATCAACTGGTGGACGAAGTCATGCCGCTGTTTATGCAACCGGGAAAGTATAACATTAAGCGATGCTAG
- a CDS encoding GMP synthase [glutamine-hydrolyzing], putative, protein MEGGDYDKILVLNFGSQYFHLIVKRLNNIKIFSETRDYGIELKEVKELNIKGVILSGGPHSVTEENAPHLNKEVLEYFLEKKIPIFAICYGMQEIAVQMNGEVNKSKNSEYGCTDVNIITSKNKSEEKYKNYNLVDGDGKGKKCLLFDGIKDPEKSTVWMNHTDEVTKIPENFFLVNSTDDCLICAMYNEEYNIYGVQYHPEVYESLDGEQMFYNFAYKICKCTKKFDPIRYHEIELNNIKKYAKDHYVIAAMSGGIDSTVAAAFTHQIFKERFYGIFIDNGLLRKNEGEQVYSFLKGLFPDMNLTKIDASEIFLNNLKGVTDPEQKRKIIGKLFIEEFEKAVKNINIDIEKTYLLQGTLYPDIIESKCSKKLSDTIKTHHNVGGLPENLKFKLFEPFKYLFKDDVKKLSKELNLPDEITNRHPFPGPGLAIRVIGEIDKHKLSILREVDDIFIKDLKAYNLYNDISQAFAVLLPTKSVGVRGDARSYDYVCSLRAVKTSSFMTASWYKIPYDILEKISTRILSEVKGVNRILYDISSKPPATIEFE, encoded by the coding sequence atGGAGGGAGGTGACTACGACAAGATACTGGTGCTGAACTTCGGCTCGCAGTACTTCCATCTGATCGTGAAACGGCTAaataacataaaaatatttagcGAGACGAGAGACTATGGCATTGAGttgaaggaagtaaaagagtTAAACATCAAGGGAGTCATTCTGTCTGGAGGTCCCCACTCCGTTACGGAGGAGAATGCACCTCACTTGAATAAGGAAGTgttggaatattttttggaaaaaaaaattcccatttttgccaTATGTTATGGAATGCAAGAAATAGCTGTGCAGATGAATGGTGAAGTGAACAAGTCCAAAAATTCAGAATATGGATGTACCGATGTGAACATAATAACAAGTAAAAACaagagtgaagaaaaatataagaatTACAATCTGGTGGATGGAGAtggcaaagggaaaaaatgtcttCTTTTCGATGGAATAAAGGATCCAGAGAAAAGTACCGTATGGATGAATCATACAGATGAAGTAACAAAAATTccggaaaatttttttcttgtaaatTCTACTGATGATTGCTTAATATGTGCTATGTACAATGAggaatataatatatatggaGTCCAATACCACCCTGAGGTGTATGAGTCTCTTGATGGAGAGCAGatgttttacaattttgcTTACAAAATTTGTAAATGTACGAAAAAATTCGATCCAATTAGATATCACGAAATTGAGCTgaacaatataaaaaaatacgcaaaGGACCATTACGTAATTGCTGCTATGTCTGGCGGTATCGACAGTACAGTAGCTGCTGCATTTACACATCAAATATTCAAAGAAAGATTTTACGGAATTTTCATAGATAATGGAttgttaagaaaaaatgaaggggaaCAAGTGTACTCATTCTTAAAGGGTCTATTTCCAGATAtgaatttaacaaaaattgATGCGTCGGAAATATTtctaaataatttaaaaggTGTTACTGATCCGGaacagaagaggaaaattatcggaaaattatttatcgAAGAATTTGAAAAGGCAGTAAAGAACATAAACATTGATATTGAAAAAACGTATCTACTACAAGGTACCCTATATCCAGATATTATCGAAAGCAAATGTTCGAAGAAGTTGTCTGATACGATTAAGACCCATCATAATGTAGGGGGGTTAccagaaaatttaaaattcaaACTATTTGAACCTTTTAAATATTTGTTCAAAGATGATGTGAAGAAATTATCAAAGGAATTAAATTTACCAGACGAAATCACCAACAGACACCCCTTCCCAGGCCCCGGATTAGCCATCAGGGTTATTGGAGAAATTGATAAGCATAAATTGAGTATCCTAAGAGAAGtggatgatatttttatcaaaGATCTAAAGGCTTATAATTTGTACAATGATATTAGCCAAGCCTTCGCAGTTCTCTTACCCACCAAATCTGTCGGCGTAAGAGGGGATGCGCGATCATACGATTATGTTTGCTCCCTGAGGGCTGTTAAAACATCTTCCTTCATGACCGCCAGCTGGTATAAAATTCCCTAcgacattttggaaaaaatatccacGCGTATTTTAAGCGAGGTCAAGGGAGTCAACAGAATTCTCTATGACATTTCCTCCAAGCCTCCTGCGACGATCGAGTTTGAATAA
- a CDS encoding NLI interacting factor-like phosphatase, putative, translated as MDTGKIFLPPNITLPCKLKWAVDNNSIVTSNQIIAFVIENEQDRIDGERTGESNREEPLIGQWPTEEGSSTRKNFHLESGETEGTLYGKSKNGEEAIHLASPNDNICGNTLMHVCEEIQSSIPNRYEENHLRRDAADVVDGVDKDVIDNVDRQGTFPNGTTTTNTRDNMNVVNNHPKERRDESTDKKNNFINLILNNKNNCDIKKNTYVTLRSNNHGRIRIIKQNPLLEKEEYIHINCPNELLCEISDERCKHEVIFSGLCTNCFINQEEINKNKKEQKYFLSPGFLTNDKELYINTDKVIDLEKERISNIIKNRKLCLVLDLDNTLLHASFFVISINMNNDVINITTDLDEELDGEVGCTDGAKNYGNPPCMATRVTDFPFEQNCDSLESGLTNGKKEDNVEVEFDAGGEQKLPACGDGDDDGDGDGDGDGDGDGDGDGDGDGDGDGDGDGDGDGDGEAMLCPEMNQEEMYSIFCQKKNNGMDHMNKYQDIKSSYENYCDFLAKMNTINLLKHNGKFIHYENLKDKNIKKKIDKLENSVLKTNVKHHKGSYTIYYKLRPGVIQFLQKMNKKYEIYLYTMGTLEHAKSCLLLLDPLKKFFGNRVFSRKDSVNGLKHLNRILPTYRSVSLCIDDSDYMWKESSSCIKVHGYNYFPEINFLEDIKRKPYFLTKFFAMAQSYLNFSSNLYGFINFKCSEYERMKIHRFKSVLYNECANWGVPYNGPMAMGGAYPMVDQGCVEEGEDNLPEEDQLGVPSGTSPSDSPLGGTSHVDGYHFEEESTSVKEDMENAVDVGRGNSLNRNDDNINDDELDESFEESFIDLDKEFETDSEEDDISMIDSKMGNNSCDMSLQNGLEFLDDTEDYPEGKEEESLHNFSGEHVESTLIMGAQNGVASSDDPSKFNPNDGMYNLMNNPNLFHMEKAITENVNKNFSPQNDNNFLVNANDLEVAVATSSLPLNDKSCAGDLFQSKAEHHIPEESNPMDTKIETPSHCEDKMSRTNSHINSYINMNIHISKHIDKKKNKKKKKKNTNAEMTSSKVKHSPLNDGEYSPNQFNHHSLHVRTSERFIPFEDEIIYKFISEKNFRKYDNYVVGFLRNYFKGGRMIRGDESEEEEMVANGNATVDPSACVDDDGDADIDGDIDANIDANFDANFDANIEADIDADACEDEEYPIGSVERDPENPQRSHQKTKDDAEIKTERENHQLDLGDHLPRGGQLNGEASTHDMVKRVEKKIKKTKVKKLIHFGNLRKRKSTNFKTVNNSDAPGDPSPPTRRDSDQSIGKNGASNGNEYYESFCIPKNFNDGNFKDNDKQLHYLTAILDEIHHIFYQLFDDFKIHKTNEKNEEDQIYNYFLRYPIVRTILIEFRRHVLKDCTFKVSQLSDEIRRSDFMDHILKLGGSINNDNYTHILTVNNFIKNENWEDAKVTNLMWIERALYTWTKVDTKHYDMSSWDRMHRNFWDVIEYEEKKKKKKMN; from the exons atggatacgggaaaaatatttttgcccCCCAACATAACTCTGCCTTGTAAGTTAAAATGGGCTGTAGATAACAACTCCATAGTTACCTCGAATCAAATAATTGCGTTTGTCATTGAGAATGAGCAGGACCGCATTGACGGGGAGCGGACGGGAGAATCGAACAGGGAGGAACCCCTCATAGGGCAGTGGCCCACAGAGGAAGGATCTTCCACCCGGAAGAACTTCCATTTGGAAAGCGGCGAAACGGAAGGTACACTCTATGGAAAATCAAAAAACGGAGAAGAGGCAATCCACTTAGCCAGTCCAAATGATAATATCTGCGGAAATACGCTCATGCATGTGTGTGAAGAAATACAAAGCAGTATACCAAATCGTTATGAAGAAAATCATCTAAGGAGAGATGCAGCCGATGTTGTAGACGGGGTAGACAAGGATGTAATTGATAATGTGGATAGGCAAGGTACCTTTCCAAACGGGACAACAACCACAAATACCAGAGACAACATGAACGTAGTAAATAATCAtccaaaggaaagaagagacGAATCgacagataaaaaaaataattttattaatttaattttaaataataaaaacaactgtgatattaaaaaaaacacttatGTAACCTTGCGAAGTAACAACCATGGAAGGATCCGtataataaaacaaaatccacttttggaaaaggaagaatatatcCATATTAACTGTCCAAATGAATTGTTGTGCGAAATTAGCGATGAAAGGTGCAAGCATGAAGTTATTTTTTCGGGATTATGCACCAACTGCTTCATAAACCAAGAAGagattaacaaaaataaaaaagaacaaaaatattttttatcccctGGATTTTTAACGAACGACAAGGAACTATACATAAATACCGATAAGGTGATCGATTTGGAGAAAGAACGAATTAGTAATATCATTAAGAATAGAAAATTGTGCCTCGTTCTCGATCTAGACAACACCTTGCTCCATGCGTCCTTTTTTGTTATCTCCATAAATATGAACAACGATGTGATAAACATTACGACAGATCTTGATGAGGAGTTGGATGGGGAAGTGGGGTGTACAGATGGTGCCAAAAATTATGGCAACCCTCCTTGCATGGCCACGCGCGTAACCGATTTTCCATTTGAGCAAAACTGTGACTCGTTGGAGAGCGGCTTGACgaatggaaagaaggaggacAACGTGGAGGTGGAGTTCGATGCAGGTGGAGAGCAGAAACTCCCTGCCTgtggtgatggtgatgaCGATGGTGATGGTGATGGTGATGGTGATGGGGATGGTGATGGGGATGGTGATGGGGATGGTGATGGGGATGGTGATGGGGATGGTGATGGGGATGGTGATGGGGATGGGGAAGCCATGCTATGTCCAGAAATGAACCAAGAAGAAATGTACTCCATTTtctgccaaaaaaaaaacaacggaATGGATCACATGAACAAATATCAGGACATAAAATCAAGTTACGAAAATTACTGCGATTTTCTTGCCAAAATGAATACCATAAATTTGTTAAAGCATAATGGAAAATTTATACattatgaaaatttaaaggataaaaatataaaaaaaaaaatcgataAATTGGAAAATTCCGTCCTGAAAACAAATGTGAAACACCACAAAGGATCATATACTATTTATTACAAATTAAGACCTGGCGTaattcaatttttacaaaaaatgaataaaaaatacgaaatatatttgtacacTATGGGGACTTTGGAACATGCGAAATCTTGTTTGTTATTGTTGGATCCTCTTAAGAAATTTTTTGGTAATAGAGTTTTTTCCAGGAAAGACAGTGTCAATGGGTTGAAACACTTGAACCGCATATTGCCGACCTATCGAAGTGTATCCCTGTGCATTGATGATAGTGACTACATGTGGAAGGAGAGTAGCTCGTGCATTAAAGTACATGGGTACAACTACTTCCCAGAAATTAACTTCTTAGAGGATATTAAAAGGAAGCCCTATTTTTTAACCAAGTTTTTTGCTATGGCACAGTCGTACTTAAACTTCTCTTCCAACCTATATggatttattaattttaaatgCAGCGAATATGAAAGGATGAAGATTCATCGTTTTAAAAGCGTGCTATACAATGAGTGCGCAAATTGGGGTGTTCCTTACAATGGTCCCATGGCAATGGGTGGTGCCTACCCGATGGTTGATCAGGGCTGCGTAGAAGAGGGTGAGGATAACCTCCCTGAAGAAGACCAATTGGGGGTACCTTCTGGAACCTCGCCTAGTGACTCCCCCCTTGGTGGCACATCACACGTGGATGGATACCATTTCGAGGAGGAAAGTACCTCAGTGAAGGAAGACATGGAAAACGCGGTAGACGTAGGAAGAGGGAATTCCCTTAATAGAAACGACGACAACATCAATGACGACGAATTGGACGAATCCTTCGAAGAGAGTTTCATCGATTTAGACAAAGAATTCGAAACAGACAGTGAAGAGGATGACATTAGTATGATTGATTCTAAGATGGGCAATAACTCATGTGACATGAGTTTACAAAACGGTTTGGAATTTCTTGATGACACGGAGGATTATCctgaggggaaggaagaagaatcgCTCCACAATTTTAGTGGAGAGCACGTGGAAAGTACTTTGATCATGGGAGCGCAAAATGGAGTTGCTAGTAGTGACGATCCTTCGAAATTTAATCCAAATGATGGTATGTATAACCTTATGAACAACCCCAACTTGTTCCACATGGAAAAAGCGATTacggaaaatgtaaataaaaacttCTCCCCACAGAATgacaataattttttagtCAATGCAAACGATTTGGAAGTGGCAGTAGCCACCAGTAGTCTCCCTCTGAATGATAAAAGCTGTGCAGGTGATTTGTTCCAATCGAAAGCTGAGCACCATATTCCCGAGGAGAGCAACCCGATGGATACGAAAATTGAGACGCCAAGCCACTGCGAAGATAAAATGAGCAGAACAAATAGCCACATAAACAGCTATATCAATATGAACATACATATTAGCAAACAcatcgataaaaaaaaaaataagaaaaaaaaaaaaaaaaatacgaatgCCGAAATGACTAGTAGCAAGGTTAAGCACTCTCCACTGAATGATGGAGAATATTCTCCGAACCAATTTAATCATCACTCCCTTCATGTAAGAACATCCGAAAGGTTCATTCCGTTTGAGGACGAAATTATTTACAAGTTCATTTCAGAGAAGAACTTTAGGAAGTACGATAATTATGTGGTGGGTTTCCTGCGCAATTATTTCAAGGGGGGCAGGATGATCCGGGGGGATGAAtcggaagaggaggagatgGTCGCCAATGGGAATGCCACTGTGGATCCTAGCGCTTGTgttgatgatgatggtgacGCCGATATTGATGGCGATATAGATGCCAATATAGATGCCAATTTTGATGCCAATTTTGATGCCAATATAGAGGCCGATATAGATGCTGATGCGTGTGAAGATGAGGAGTATCCCATAGGTTCTGTTGAAAGGGATCCAGAAAATCCCCAAAGGAGCCATCAGAAAACTAAAGACGACGCAGAAATTAAGACGGAAAGGGAGAATCATCAACTGGATTTGGGGGATCATCTTCCCCGGGGGGGTCAACTCAATGGGGAGGCCTCTACACACGACATGGTAAAGagagtagaaaaaaaaataaaaaaaacgaaagtaAAAAAGCTAATTCATTTTGGCaatttaaggaaaagaaaatctaCCAATTTCAAAACAGTAAACAACAGTGATGCCCCAGGTGATCCATCCCCACCTACTCGAAGGGATAGCGATCAAAGTATTGGTAAAAACGGAGCATCAAATGGAAATGAATATTATGAAAGTTTTTGTATTCCCAAAAATTTCAACGATGGAAATTTTAAAGATAATGATAAGCAGTTGCATTATTTGACAGCCATACTGGATGAAATACACCACATTTTTTACCAACTTTTTGATGATTTTAAAATACATAAAACgaatgaaaagaatgaagaagatcaaatatacaattattttttgcgtTATCCTATAGTTAGGACGATATTGATTGAATTCCGCAGGCATGTTTTGAAGG ACTGCACCTTCAAGGTCTCACAACTGTCGGATGAAATACGCAGGAGCGACTTTATGGATCACATTTTGAAGTTAGGCGGAAGCATAAACAATGATAATTACACGCACATTTTAAcagtaaataattttataaaaaatgagaattGGGAAGATGCCAAGGTTACGAATTTAATGTGGATTGAACGAGCCTTGTACACTTGGAC GAAAGTCGACACGAAGCATTACGACATGAGCTCATGGGACAGAATGCACAGGAATTTTTGGGATGTCATTGaatatgaagagaaaaaaaaaaagaaaaaaatgaactga